From a single Nymphaea colorata isolate Beijing-Zhang1983 chromosome 4, ASM883128v2, whole genome shotgun sequence genomic region:
- the LOC116253527 gene encoding BEL1-like homeodomain protein 4, with translation MSESLQEGCFGFTDAFGRLGVQSQEQPQIQTTKIAQQSGLSKLRNFPGSSSLDNILEDQQQEQHQEGNIHRYRNATMMLSEMFNYQQGDDLLGTPSNLHGKPGDVLNWRRSHNSSSSSSNNNMNSITNDWYSSNRQGSVLNPLHVPHLGVAKEVGIGSIQAAHDGDDQDHANNNGGNTSNQKSNSSRQDNNSSSIGQHHISSINADAAAMQLFLMNREQEQSSAPQHMLLPNPLLDGHQFHQLHPNFLQSMAFPASGNSTIPSSIQLQQMNWAAGKSAAELGKVPENRGLSLSLSSLQHLEAAMHGDEPAATAAVGGGKGEELRMDGDAYYAPHAHQSALYSLRSGIGINSVVGAASGGGAAVPSLQALQVHLCSNPLASVSVHSSMILRSSKYLRVAQELLEEFCNVGRGQVRSRRIGKQDSFKGGSTNNTGEGSLSASNPSLSSSERFEHQRKKTKLLAMLDEVDRRYAHYCEQMQQLVHSFDSVLGIGSAMPYTCLAQKAMSRHFRCLRDAIADQLKITSELLGDKDSGGIAGITKGETPRLRLLEQSLRQQRAFHQMGMMEQEPWRPQRGLPERSVSILRAWLFEHFLHPYPSDADKHLLSRQTGLSRSQVSNWFINARVRLWKPMVEEMYQEEAKEDAGPAGSAAAAAAGGAEGAASSGGKRCDVNTAEKDETSNPAETAINKHTNLAAAAAAAAAATSSSNNNNYHHHRHPPFPEGQKHGGNLHLSDTPPPLGPPLAADPAPFDFSGAGFDQKTRVNVEPGLTAPLGYGTSGMYRARDLNHISLTLGLRHAGGLPEQRRFPAVPEGRGFN, from the exons ATGTCCGAGAGCCTGCAAGAAGGATGCTTCGGATTCACGGATGCTTTTGGGAGGTTAGGAGTTCAGAGCCAGGAGCAACCTCAGATCCAGACAACCAAGATCGCTCAACAATCCGGCCTCTCCAAATTGAGGAACTTTCCGGGGTCGTCGAGCCTTGATAACATCCTGGAAGATCAACAGCAGGAGCAgcaccaagaaggtaacatccatAGATACCGGAACGCAACCATGATGCTTTCAGAGATGTTCAACTATCAACAAGGAGACGATCTTCTTGGGACTCCATCCAACCTCCATGGGAAGCCGGGAGATGTTCTCAATTGGAGGAGGAGtcacaacagcagcagcagcagtagcaACAACAACATGAACAGCATCACCAATGATTGGTACAGTTCAAATAGGCAAGGGTCAGTCTTGAACCCACTCCATGTACCACACTTGGGAGTGGCAAAGGAAGTTGGCATCGGCAGTATCCAGGCCGCCCATGACGGCGATGACCAAGATCACGCCAATAATAATGGAGGGAACACCAGCAACCAGAAAAGTAATAGCAGTAGGCAAGATAATAACAGTAGTAGTATAGGGCAGCATCATATTTCCAGCATAAATGCAGACGCAGCAGCCATGCAGCTGTTCTTGATGAACCGCGAGCAGGAGCAGTCTTCAGCTCCACAACACATGCTTCTCCCCAACCCCCTCCTCGACGGCCACCAATTCCACCAGCTGCATCCCAATTTCCTGCAGTCCATGGCTTTTCCGGCGAGTGGCAACAGCACGATTCCGTCGTCAATACAGCTGCAGCAGATGAACTGGGCAGCCGGCAAGAGCGCTGCGGAATTAGGGAAGGTACCGGAGAATCGAGGTCTTTCGCTATCGCTGTCGTCGCTGCAACACCTTGAGGCAGCGATGCATGGTGATGAACCAGCAGCTACTGCGGCTGTTGGGggagggaagggggaagaaTTGAGGATGGACGGTGATGCTTATTACGCTCCCCATGCTCACCAGAGCGCTTTGTATTCACTGAGAAGTGGTATTGGAATCAACAGTGTTGTTGGTGCTGCTTCTGGGGGCGGTGCCGCTGTGCCAAGTCTTCAAGCTCTGCAGGTTCACCTATGCTCGAACCCATTAGCCTCGGTCTCGGTTCACTCGTCCATGATCCTCAGGAGCTCAAAGTATCTACGAGTCGCACAGGAGCTTCTGGAGGAATTCTGCAACGTGGGGAGGGGCCAGGTGAGGAGCAGAAGGATAGGGAAACAAGATTCTTTCAAAGGGGGCTCTACGAACAACACGGGGGAGGGTAGCCTTTCCGCCTCTAACCCGTCATTGTCTTCCTCTGAAAGATTTGAGCACCAGAGAAAGAAGACCAAGCTGCTTGCCATGTTAGATGAg GTGGATCGAAGATACGCCCACTACTGTGAGCAAATGCAACAGTTGGTGCACTCGTTCGACTCGGTGCTGGGGATCGGTTCGGCGATGCCTTACACCTGCTTAGCGCAGAAGGCCATGTCCAGGCATTTCCGGTGCCTGAGGGACGCGATCGCCGATCAACTCAAGATAACGAGTGAGCTCCTGGGAGATAAGGACAGCGGAGGGATAGCGGGCATCACGAAGGGGGAGACTCCAAGGCTTCGACTTCTGGAGCAGAGCCTAAGGCAGCAGAGGGCGTTCCATCAGATGGGCATGATGGAGCAGGAGCCATGGCGACCTCAAAGAGGACTTCCTGAGCGTTCTGTCAGCATTCTTAGAGCGTGGCTCTTCGAGCATTTTCTTCATCC GTATCCAAGTGACGCCGATAAGCATCTGCTTTCTCGACAGACCGGCCTTTCCAGAAGCCAG GTCTCGAACTGGTTCATTAATGCCAGGGTCCGGTTGTGGAAACCCATGGTAGAGGAGATGTACCAAGAAGAAGCCAAAGAAGATGCTGGCCCTGCGggttctgctgctgctgccgctgcAGGCGGTGCAGAGGGCGCAGCGTCGTCAGGCGGCAAAAGATGCGATGTCAATACGGCGGAAAAGGATGAGACGTCCAATCCTGCAGAGACCGCAATCAATAAACACACCAATCTGGCAGCAGCTGCAGCGGCTGCAGCAGCGGCGACTTCCAGCAGCAACAATAACAactaccaccaccaccgccaccccCCATTTCCCGAGGGCCAAAAACACGGCGGAAACCTCCATCTAAGCGACACCCCACCACCGCTTGGACCGCCCCTGGCCGCAGATCCCGCCCCCTTCGACTTTTCGGGAGCCGGGTTCGACCAGAAGACCAGAGTCAACGTCGAACCGGGTTTGACAGCGCCCTTGGGGTACGGGACGAGCGGGATGTACCGGGCCCGTGACCTCAACCACATCTCGCTCACTCTGGGGCTGAGACACGCCGGCGGGTTGCCGGAGCAGCGCAGGTTTCCGGCGGTACCCGAGGGTCGGGGATTCAATTAA
- the LOC116252124 gene encoding BTB/POZ domain-containing protein At3g50780-like, translated as MADFRVKRVGHAHAKIKNVPIAVTPEGFWCCPSQVAQRGDLSKRKERHPSLRTDSMKRSSSHQPAGKLTPVKPRSVVSDEQRSVDLETIDDQRVEKRVVSVGYGEAETRDCEVFLSGKQGFTVKLSVHADVLAGKSDFFGDKIGRSLTNPCRIEIEDCEDVEVYVEAVGLMYCKDIKQKLIKQSISRVLQLLKVSEMIGFHAATNSCLAFLEAVPWIGEEEEKVVTSLQGLQVNAAGVTPLLKRVYPQIRIAPNDILADIFQLVVKGDEEKGRREMKSLILKLLKENKFSNHGAVDICNVNLYSSCRSCLDALLLLFTQAAEAGFTDTHMNSKESISKQIALQADNLLWLFEILIDRRTADEYMFMWACQDDLVMLHPKVSIASRHPVSSITSRLFVAIGRGEVLPPKDTRCLLLEKWLQPLIDDYTWLLHACRSFDGKLVEEGVGRTILTLPLENQQSVLLSWLGNFLKIGSNCPNLQQAFEVWWKRAFVRPYLEEQQLLLQNST; from the exons ATGGCGGACTTCAGAGTGAAGAGGGTCGGTCACGCTCACGCCAAAATCAAGAATGTTCCTATCGCCGTGACCCCTGAAGGGTTCTGGTGCTGCCCATCTCAAGTTGCTCAAAGGGGCGACCTttccaaaaggaaagaaagacacCCATCTCTGAGGACGGACTCTATGAAAAGGAGCAGCAGCCACCAGCCCGCCGGAAAATTAACTCCGGTTAAGCCCAGATCCGTGGTCTCCGACGAGCAGAGGAGCGTGGACTTGGAGACTATAGACGACCAAAGGGTGGAGAAGAGGGTGGTGTCTGTTGGATATGGTGAGGCTGAGACCAGGGACTGCGAGGTCTTCCTGTCCGGAAAACAGGGGTTCACCGTTAAATTGTCCGTCCATGCAGACGTCCTCGCCGGAAAGAGCGACTTCTTCGGTGACAAGATCGGCCGGAGTTTGACTAACCCATGTAGGATTGAGATTGAAGACTGTGAGGACGTAGAGGTTTACGTGGAAGCTGTTGGCTTGATGTACTGCAAGGACATCAAGCAGAAGCTGATCAAACAGAGCATTTCAAGAGTGCTTCAACTTCTTAAG GTCTCGGAGATGATAGGTTTCCATGCTGCCACTAATTCCTGCCTAGCATTCTTAGAAGCTGTACCATGGATtggggaagaagaggaaaaagtgGTGACGTCTCTTCAAGGCCTTCAGGTTAATGCTGCGGGGGTCACCCCATTGCTTAAACGGGTGTATCCACAGATCAGAATTGCTCCCAATGACATTCTCGCAGACATATTTCAGCTTGTGGTGAAAGGAGATGAAGAGAAAGGTCGGCGGGAGATGAAATCCTTAATACTGAAATTATTGAAGGAAAACAAATTCTCCAACCATGGTGCTGTGGATATTTGCAATGTGAATCTGTACAGTTCTTGCAGGAGCTGCTTAGATGCGCTGCTTCTTCTGTTTACTCAAGCAGCAGAGGCTGGGTTCACTGACACGCATATGAACAGCAAGGAATCAATCTCAAAACAAATAGCTCTGCAGGCTGACAATCTCCTCTGGTTGTTTGAGATCTTAATAGACAGGCGAACAGCTGATGAGTATATGTTCATGTGGGCATGTCAAGATGATCTGGTAATGCTTCATCCGAAGGTCTCAATTGCATCGCGTCACCCGGTTAGCTCCATTACATCCAGATTGTTTGTGGCAATAGGAAGAGGAGAGGTCTTGCCTCCCAAGGACACAAGGTGCCTGTTGCTAGAGAAATGGTTACAGCCATTGATAGATGACTATACCTGGTTGCTGCACGCATGCAGATCATTTGATGGGAAATTAGTCGAAGAAGGCGTTGGCCGAACCATATTGACACTTCCGCTTGAAAACCAGCAGAGTGTCCTGTTGTCCTGGTTGGGGAACTTCTTGAAGATCGGCAGCAATTGCCCCAATCTGCAACAAGCATTTGAAGTCTGGTGGAAGAGAGCCTTTGTGAGGCCTTATTTGGAAGAACAGCAGCTTCTGCTGCAAAACAGTACCTAG
- the LOC116253188 gene encoding probable CCR4-associated factor 1 homolog 11, which yields MEIDVREVWYWNLRKEMATIARLKDYFPFVAFDTEFPGFLVSSSWKASPDELYADMKSNVDGLKVIQVGLALFDAWGRLPFSRPNRAVVWQFNLSDFDPSCDRHSSSAVEFLKENGIDLEATRRQGIKSMRLCREFWAAGLLANRRLVWLCFHGSYDFGYMLKLIEGGKPLPLTRHEFMKKVKACFCNIYDLKYIAKSYDELRRGRLGLCKMAEILRVKDYLERSQEVDDKQKVGNHRYHQAGWDSLVTGMSFFRLRTIPVVQALKHSSCELRAVDYSGFNAVMRDSYGSIFDIEAKVGNPVSAY from the coding sequence atgGAGATTGATGTGAGGGAAGTGTGGTATTGGAACCTTAGAAAAGAGATGGCTACGATTGCACGCTTGAAAGATTATTTTCCCTTTGTGGCTTTTGACACAGAGTTCCCTGGCTTCCTTGTGTCTTCGTCTTGGAAGGCATCTCCGGATGAGTTATACGCCGACATGAAATCGAATGTAGATGGCTTGAAAGTGATTCAAGTTGGCCTCGCCTTATTCGACGCCTGGGGTAGGCTTCCGTTCTCGAGGCCAAATCGTGCTGTGGTGTGGCAGTTCAACCTCTCCGATTTCGACCCATCTTGTGATCGCCACTCGTCTTCCGCAGTCGAGTTTCTGAAAGAGAACGGCATCGATCTTGAAGCGACTCGACGTCAGGGGATCAAATCCATGAGGCTCTGCCGAGAGTTTTGGGCCGCAGGATTGCTGGCCAACCGTCGTCTTGTTTGGCTTTGCTTCCACGGGAGCTATGATTTTGGGTATATGTTAAAGCTGATTGAAGGTGGGAAGCCGTTGCCCCTTACTCGACACGAATtcatgaagaaggtgaaggccTGCTTTTGCAATATATACGATCTGAAGTACATCGCTAAGTCTTACGATGAACTTAGGAGAGGTAGGCTGGGGCTTTGCAAGATGGCTGAAATTCTTAGAGTTAAGGATTACTTGGAGCGCTCTCAGGAGGTGGATGACAAACAAAAAGTGGGGAATCACAGGTACCACCAAGCTGGATGGGACAGCCTAGTTACTGGCATGTCCTTTTTTCGGCTGCGAACGATTCCTGTGGTTCAAGCTCTGAAGCATAGCTCCTGTGAGCTGCGAGCAGTTGATTACTCAGGTTTCAACGCGGTGATGAGGGATTCTTATGGGTCGATTTTTGACATAGAGGCTAAGGTGGGTAACCCAGTCTCAGCGTATTAA
- the LOC116252410 gene encoding uncharacterized protein LOC116252410: protein MEEVVTSRKEDERKKNGLSLPSSVKAYLDPDYWNKRFTVEDHYEWLKDYSHFQHIMSRHVKATDFVLELGCGSSQLCENLYKDGITNITCIDLSAVAVEKMRKRLREMGYNGIQVLEADMLDLPFSTESFDVVIDKGTMDVLFVDSGDPWNPSPSTVEKVIAMLKCVHRVLRQDGTYISISFGQPHFRRPLFEMEELTWSIEWETFGDGFHYFFYTLKKGKRSSSVKHSHARPDVPPIYLLHEELDSEDFLFRTDICE, encoded by the exons ATGGAGGAGGTCGTCACATCGAGGAAGGAAGACGAGCGGAAGAAGAATGGTCTGTCTTTGCCCTCGAGCGTCAAGGCTTACCTCGACCCTGATTATTG GAATAAGCGATTTACCGTAGAAGATCACTATGAATGGTTGAAAGATTACTCTCATTTCCAACATATCATGAGCCGGCATGTTAAAGCCACCGACTTT GTTCTTGAGTTAGGCTGTGGGAGTTCTCAATTGTGTGAAAATTTGTACAAGGATGGGATCACAAACATTACTTGTATAGACCTCTCTGCTGTGGCTGTAGAAAAGATGCGGAAGCGGTTAAGGGAAATGGGATATAATG GCATCCAGGTTCTTGAAGCTGACATGCTAGATTTGCCATTTAGTACTGAGTCTTTTGATGTTGTTATTGACAAAGGTACCATG GATGTACTTTTCGTGGACAGTGGTGATCCATGGAATCCATCTCCTTCAACTGTTGAGAAGGTGATAGCCATGCTTAAATGTGTTCACAGAGTTTTGAGACAGGATGGCACCTacatttcaatttcttttggtCAG CCTCATTTCAGACGGCCTTTATTTGAGATGGAAGAACTCACTTGGTCTATTGAATGGGAAACATTTGGTGATGGCTTCCACTATTTCTTCTACACATTGAAAAAG GGGAAGAGATCATCGTCTGTTAAGCATAGCCATGCCAGACCAGATGTGCCGCCTATTTATCTGCTGCATGAAGAACTGGACAGTGAAGACTTCCTCTTTCGAACGGATATCTGTGAATAG